A single genomic interval of Streptomyces graminofaciens harbors:
- a CDS encoding magnesium and cobalt transport protein CorA, which translates to MIVDCAIYRDGRRTEGPEDLSDALTLCRPERDAFVWIGLYEPTESEFDLVTQEFGLHPLAVEDALNAHQRPKLEVYDDSLFVVLKPVGYEAKSDAVHSGEVMVFIGDSFVVTVRHGEEAPLSAVRRRLEHEPEMLRHGPTAVLYAIADAVVDHYVDVAGELGTDLEELEAQVFSPTGGGSRPTASRIYDFKRQILEFRRATGPLAQPLSRLAGTGTGTAGARVPFVHDEAQPFFRDVSDHLTRVNESVDGLDRLVSDVLSAHLAQMSVRQNDDMRKISAWAAMAALPTMVAGVYGMNFDHIPELHWWWSYPALIVLLAASEVLLYRLFKRRGWM; encoded by the coding sequence GTGATCGTCGACTGCGCCATCTACCGGGACGGGCGCCGGACGGAGGGGCCCGAGGACTTGTCCGACGCGCTGACGCTGTGCCGTCCGGAACGCGACGCGTTCGTCTGGATCGGGCTGTACGAGCCCACGGAGAGCGAGTTCGACCTGGTCACGCAGGAGTTCGGGCTGCACCCCCTGGCCGTCGAGGACGCCCTGAACGCGCATCAGCGCCCCAAACTGGAGGTCTACGACGACTCACTGTTCGTGGTCCTCAAGCCCGTGGGCTACGAGGCGAAGAGCGACGCCGTCCACTCCGGTGAGGTCATGGTCTTCATCGGCGACTCGTTCGTGGTGACCGTCCGGCACGGCGAGGAGGCACCCCTGAGCGCCGTACGACGCCGTCTGGAGCACGAGCCGGAGATGCTCCGGCACGGGCCCACGGCCGTGCTGTACGCGATCGCCGACGCCGTCGTCGACCACTACGTGGACGTGGCCGGCGAGCTGGGCACCGATCTGGAGGAACTGGAGGCCCAGGTCTTCTCGCCGACCGGTGGCGGCTCACGGCCGACGGCGTCCCGCATCTACGACTTCAAGCGGCAGATCCTGGAGTTCCGCCGGGCCACGGGCCCGCTGGCACAACCACTGTCCCGACTCGCCGGCACGGGAACGGGCACGGCCGGCGCGCGTGTCCCCTTCGTCCACGACGAGGCACAGCCCTTCTTCCGTGACGTGAGCGACCACCTCACGCGCGTGAACGAGTCCGTGGACGGTCTGGACCGGCTGGTCTCCGATGTCCTCTCGGCCCATCTCGCTCAGATGAGCGTCCGCCAGAACGACGACATGCGGAAGATCTCCGCGTGGGCGGCCATGGCGGCCCTGCCCACGATGGTCGCCGGCGTCTACGGCATGAACTTCGACCACATCCCGGAACTGCACTGGTGGTGGTCGTA
- a CDS encoding histidine phosphatase family protein, with product MPTLILVRHGRSTANTDGVLAGWTPGVALDDHGAAQAAALPGRLAGLPISEVVTSPLQRCQETIRPLLDARPELSPHTDERIGECDYGDWSGRKLAELKDEPLMEVVQAHPSAARFPGGESMRAMQTRAAEAVREWNARVEADHGADAVYVMCSHGDIIKSLVADALGLHLDLFQRIAVEPCSITAIRYTRLRPFLVRLGDTGDFSSLVPREQPSDGDATVGGGTGAP from the coding sequence ATGCCCACGCTGATCCTCGTCCGGCACGGACGTTCCACCGCCAACACCGATGGAGTGCTCGCCGGGTGGACCCCCGGCGTCGCCCTCGACGACCATGGGGCCGCACAGGCCGCCGCGCTTCCCGGGCGCCTCGCCGGGCTGCCGATCTCCGAGGTCGTCACCAGCCCGTTGCAGCGCTGCCAGGAGACGATCCGCCCGCTCCTCGACGCCCGCCCCGAACTGAGCCCGCACACCGACGAGCGCATAGGCGAGTGCGACTACGGCGACTGGTCCGGCCGCAAGCTCGCCGAGCTGAAGGACGAGCCGCTGATGGAGGTCGTACAGGCGCATCCGTCGGCCGCGCGGTTCCCCGGCGGGGAGTCCATGCGCGCCATGCAGACGCGGGCCGCCGAGGCCGTACGGGAGTGGAACGCGCGCGTGGAGGCCGATCACGGGGCCGACGCGGTGTATGTGATGTGCTCGCACGGCGACATCATCAAGTCGCTCGTCGCGGACGCTCTCGGACTTCATCTCGACCTCTTCCAGCGGATCGCCGTAGAACCGTGTTCCATCACCGCGATCCGTTACACCCGTCTCAGGCCTTTTCTCGTTCGTCTCGGCGACACCGGGGATTTCTCCTCCCTTGTCCCGCGCGAACAACCCTCGGACGGCGACGCGACCGTGGGCGGCGGTACGGGAGCACCGTGA
- a CDS encoding DUF3090 domain-containing protein gives MSRQVFLYDPPDRFVAGTVGLPGRRTFFLQATSGQRVTSVSLEKTQVAALAERMDELLDEVVRRSGGSAAVPAVAPTEISDTAPLDTPIEEEFRVGTMALAWDGDEQRMIVEAQALVELDADSEEDLAEAEERMLQDEENGPPMLRVRLTGTQARAFAKRALDVVNAGRPPCPLCSLPLDPEGHVCPRQNGYRRGA, from the coding sequence GTGTCCCGTCAGGTGTTCCTCTACGACCCTCCGGACCGCTTCGTGGCCGGTACGGTCGGGCTGCCCGGGCGCCGGACCTTCTTCCTGCAGGCCACCTCGGGCCAGCGCGTCACCAGTGTGTCCCTGGAGAAGACCCAGGTCGCCGCGCTCGCCGAGCGCATGGACGAACTGCTGGACGAGGTCGTACGGCGCAGCGGCGGGAGTGCCGCCGTGCCGGCCGTCGCGCCCACGGAGATCTCCGACACCGCGCCCCTCGACACACCCATCGAGGAGGAGTTCCGGGTCGGCACGATGGCGCTGGCCTGGGACGGCGACGAACAGCGCATGATCGTCGAGGCACAGGCGCTGGTCGAGCTGGACGCCGACTCGGAGGAGGACCTCGCCGAGGCGGAGGAACGGATGCTCCAGGACGAGGAGAACGGCCCGCCGATGCTCCGCGTCCGGCTCACCGGCACGCAGGCCCGTGCCTTCGCCAAGCGCGCCCTCGACGTCGTCAACGCGGGGCGGCCGCCGTGCCCCCTGTGCAGCCTGCCGCTCGATCCGGAGGGACACGTATGTCCGCGTCAGAACGGATACCGCCGGGGGGCGTGA
- a CDS encoding SCO1664 family protein, whose product MSASERIPPGGVTVTESLLLAELLVEGELTVRGQVREASNAVLYCTVSYEGREAACVYKPVAGERPLWDFPDGTLAQREVAAYEVSEATGWGLVPPTVLRDGPYGEGMCQLWIEGQPGSELLALVDGDEPGEGWKAVGFAEVGEGKTALLVHADDERLRRLAVLDAVINNADRKGGHLLPAVEGRLYGIDHGVTFNVDNKLRTLLWGWAGEPLTEESVRVLGSLRDSLEAGGALAVRLAELITPAEVDATRARVTGLLKAGTHPEPSGEWPAIPWPPV is encoded by the coding sequence ATGTCCGCGTCAGAACGGATACCGCCGGGGGGCGTGACGGTGACGGAGTCGCTGTTGCTCGCCGAACTGCTCGTCGAGGGTGAGCTGACCGTGCGCGGACAGGTGCGGGAGGCGTCCAACGCGGTGCTGTACTGCACGGTCTCGTACGAGGGGCGGGAGGCCGCCTGTGTCTACAAGCCCGTCGCCGGGGAGCGCCCTCTGTGGGACTTCCCCGACGGGACGCTCGCGCAGCGGGAGGTCGCCGCGTACGAGGTGTCCGAGGCGACGGGGTGGGGGCTGGTGCCGCCGACCGTGCTGCGGGACGGGCCGTACGGGGAGGGTATGTGCCAGCTGTGGATCGAGGGGCAGCCGGGGTCCGAGCTGCTGGCTCTCGTCGACGGCGACGAGCCGGGGGAGGGCTGGAAGGCGGTCGGGTTCGCCGAGGTGGGCGAAGGGAAGACCGCGCTGCTCGTGCACGCCGACGACGAGCGGTTGCGGCGGCTGGCCGTGCTCGACGCGGTGATCAACAACGCCGATCGGAAGGGCGGGCATCTGCTGCCGGCCGTCGAGGGGCGGTTGTACGGCATCGACCACGGGGTCACCTTCAACGTCGACAACAAGCTGCGGACGTTGTTGTGGGGGTGGGCGGGGGAGCCGCTCACGGAGGAGTCCGTCCGGGTGCTCGGCTCTCTGCGGGATTCGCTGGAGGCGGGCGGGGCGTTGGCGGTACGGCTGGCCGAGCTGATCACTCCGGCCGAGGTGGACGCCACGCGGGCCAGGGTGACCGGGTTGCTGAAGGCGGGCACGCATCCGGAGCCGAGCGGGGAGTGGCCGGCGATTCCCTGGCCGCCGGTGTGA
- the mshC gene encoding cysteine--1-D-myo-inosityl 2-amino-2-deoxy-alpha-D-glucopyranoside ligase translates to MHAWPASEVPALPGQGRDLRIHDTATGGPVTLDPGPVARLYVCGITPYDATHMGHAATYNAFDLVQRVWLDTKRQVHYVQNVTDVDDPLLERAERDGVDWVALAEKETTLFREDMTALRMLPPKHYIGAVEAIPGIVPLVERLRDAGAAYELDGDIYFSVEADPHFGKVSNLDAAAMRLLSAERGGDPDRVGKKNPLDPMLWMAAREGEPSWDGGSLGRGRPGWHIECVAIALDHLGMGFDVQGGGSDLAFPHHEMGASHAQVLTGEFPMAKAYVHAGMVALDGEKMSKSKGNLVFVSQLRRDGVDPAAIRLALLSHHYRADWEWTDQVLADAVARLDRWRAAVSRPDGPPAEALVEEIREALSDDLDAPTALAAVDRWAALQQERGGTDEGAPGVVSRAVDALLGVAL, encoded by the coding sequence ATGCATGCCTGGCCCGCTTCCGAGGTCCCCGCCCTGCCTGGTCAGGGCCGCGACCTGAGGATCCACGACACCGCGACCGGCGGTCCGGTCACCCTCGACCCCGGTCCCGTCGCCCGTCTCTACGTCTGCGGCATAACCCCGTACGACGCGACCCACATGGGTCACGCGGCGACCTACAACGCGTTCGACCTCGTGCAGCGCGTGTGGCTCGACACCAAGCGGCAGGTTCACTACGTCCAGAACGTGACGGACGTCGACGATCCGCTGCTGGAGCGGGCGGAGCGCGACGGCGTCGACTGGGTGGCCCTCGCCGAGAAGGAGACCACCCTCTTCCGCGAGGACATGACCGCCCTGCGGATGCTGCCCCCGAAGCACTACATCGGCGCGGTCGAGGCCATCCCCGGCATCGTCCCGCTCGTCGAACGGCTGCGCGACGCCGGTGCCGCGTACGAGCTCGACGGGGACATCTACTTCTCCGTCGAGGCCGATCCCCACTTCGGCAAGGTGTCCAACCTGGATGCCGCCGCGATGCGTTTGCTCTCCGCCGAGCGCGGCGGGGATCCGGACCGGGTCGGCAAGAAGAACCCGCTCGATCCGATGCTGTGGATGGCCGCCCGCGAGGGTGAGCCCAGTTGGGACGGCGGCTCGCTCGGGCGTGGTCGGCCCGGATGGCACATCGAGTGTGTCGCCATCGCCCTGGACCACCTGGGGATGGGCTTCGACGTGCAGGGCGGTGGCTCCGACCTCGCCTTCCCGCACCACGAGATGGGCGCCTCGCACGCCCAGGTGCTGACCGGCGAGTTCCCCATGGCCAAGGCGTACGTCCACGCCGGCATGGTCGCGCTCGACGGCGAGAAGATGTCGAAGTCCAAGGGCAACCTGGTCTTCGTCTCGCAGTTGCGCCGCGACGGGGTCGACCCGGCCGCCATACGGCTCGCACTGCTCTCCCACCACTACCGCGCCGACTGGGAGTGGACCGACCAGGTGCTGGCCGACGCCGTCGCCCGGCTCGACCGGTGGCGTGCCGCCGTCTCCCGGCCGGACGGCCCGCCCGCCGAGGCACTGGTCGAGGAGATCCGTGAGGCGCTCTCCGACGACCTGGACGCCCCCACCGCACTCGCCGCCGTCGACCGCTGGGCCGCGCTCCAGCAGGAGCGGGGCGGTACGGACGAGGGCGCGCCCGGTGTCGTCTCACGTGCCGTGGACGCCCTCCTCGGTGTGGCGCTCTAA
- a CDS encoding superoxide dismutase, producing the protein MAPPHPESSSARHDSLSLPHPNRRRLLTTGAAAVGALLVGSSAEASTATSAAASVAEKTWPDLIPLPGGFRPEGITIGGGPYAYLGSLGDGSIYRADLRTGEGGIISAGPGTPSVGLKLDGRGRLFVAGRTGARVVDARTGRILASYVLTARTPTFANDVFLTPRAAWFTDSFQPALYALPLGRRGQLPDADEVVTLTLSGDWTQTPGEVVNANGITRTPDGKALLVVQSGVGGLHRVDPRTGVTRLVDLGDAGPLTNGDGLLLLGRRLYVVQNRQNAIDVFKLAENGSSGVFEGRLTDSDFDVPTTVAAYGNRLYLPNARFTTTPTPDTTYAVVAVER; encoded by the coding sequence GTGGCACCCCCGCATCCGGAGTCCTCCTCCGCACGTCACGACTCGCTCTCCTTACCTCACCCCAATCGGAGAAGACTGCTCACGACAGGAGCCGCCGCCGTGGGCGCGCTGCTCGTGGGGTCGTCCGCCGAGGCCTCCACCGCGACTTCGGCAGCCGCCTCGGTGGCCGAGAAGACCTGGCCCGACCTGATCCCGCTCCCGGGCGGCTTCCGCCCCGAGGGCATAACCATCGGCGGCGGCCCGTACGCCTACCTGGGCTCTCTCGGCGACGGCTCGATCTACCGCGCCGACCTGCGCACGGGCGAGGGCGGCATCATCTCAGCGGGCCCCGGTACGCCCTCCGTCGGGCTCAAACTCGACGGACGGGGGCGGTTGTTCGTCGCCGGACGCACGGGCGCCCGCGTGGTGGACGCCCGCACCGGTCGGATACTCGCCTCGTACGTGCTCACGGCCAGGACGCCGACCTTCGCCAACGACGTCTTCCTCACCCCGCGCGCCGCCTGGTTCACCGACTCGTTCCAGCCGGCGCTCTACGCCCTGCCGCTGGGCCGGCGCGGTCAACTGCCGGACGCCGACGAGGTCGTGACGCTCACGCTGAGCGGTGACTGGACCCAGACGCCCGGCGAGGTCGTCAACGCCAACGGCATCACACGCACCCCGGACGGCAAGGCGCTCCTCGTCGTGCAGTCGGGCGTCGGCGGCCTCCACCGAGTCGACCCGAGGACGGGGGTGACCCGGCTCGTCGACCTCGGCGACGCGGGACCCCTCACCAACGGCGACGGTCTGCTGCTCCTCGGACGGCGCCTGTACGTCGTGCAGAACCGCCAGAACGCGATCGACGTGTTCAAGCTCGCCGAGAACGGCAGCAGCGGCGTTTTCGAGGGCCGCCTCACGGACTCCGACTTCGACGTCCCGACGACCGTGGCCGCGTACGGGAACCGCCTGTACCTGCCCAACGCGAGGTTCACGACCACCCCGACGCCTGACACGACGTACGCGGTTGTGGCTGTGGAGCGCTGA
- a CDS encoding PAC2 family protein translates to MIELEGVPELIDPVMVAAFEGWNDAGDAASTAVAHLDREWKGEVFAALDAEDYYDFQVNRPTVWLDGGVRKITWPTTRLSVVRVGGDKPRDLVLVRGIEPSMRWRSFCNELLGFAHELGVELVVILGALLGDTPHTRPVPVSGVTSDPDLAQRMDLEETKYEGPTGIVGILQEACTHAGVPAVSLWAAVPHYVSQPPNPKATLALLNRLEDLIDVRIPLGELPEDARAWQVGVDQLAAEDSEVAEYVQTLEEARDTAELPEASGEAIAREFERYLRRRDGGPAGQAGGHATADGGDTASGMWNPKDNPSGRARPPKPPKPEVDEEDSSED, encoded by the coding sequence GTGATCGAGCTCGAGGGGGTTCCCGAGCTGATCGACCCGGTCATGGTGGCCGCGTTCGAGGGCTGGAACGACGCCGGCGACGCCGCCTCCACCGCGGTCGCGCATCTGGACAGGGAATGGAAGGGCGAGGTCTTCGCGGCGCTGGACGCCGAGGACTACTACGACTTCCAGGTGAACCGCCCCACCGTGTGGCTGGACGGCGGCGTACGGAAGATCACCTGGCCGACGACAAGGTTGTCGGTGGTCAGGGTCGGCGGCGACAAGCCCCGCGATCTCGTACTCGTCCGGGGCATCGAACCGTCGATGCGATGGCGCTCGTTCTGCAACGAGCTGCTGGGCTTCGCCCATGAGCTGGGCGTGGAGCTGGTGGTCATCCTGGGTGCCCTGCTCGGGGACACCCCGCACACGCGTCCGGTCCCGGTCAGCGGAGTCACGTCGGACCCGGACCTGGCCCAGCGGATGGATCTGGAGGAGACCAAGTACGAGGGCCCCACGGGCATCGTCGGCATCCTCCAGGAGGCGTGCACGCACGCGGGCGTCCCTGCGGTGTCGCTGTGGGCCGCCGTGCCGCACTACGTCTCGCAGCCGCCCAATCCGAAGGCCACACTGGCCCTCCTGAACCGCCTGGAGGACCTGATCGACGTCCGCATCCCGCTGGGCGAGCTGCCCGAGGACGCGCGCGCCTGGCAGGTCGGAGTGGATCAGCTGGCGGCGGAGGACAGCGAGGTCGCCGAGTACGTCCAGACGCTGGAGGAGGCCCGGGACACGGCCGAGCTGCCGGAGGCGTCGGGCGAGGCGATCGCCCGCGAGTTCGAGCGGTACCTGCGGCGGCGGGACGGAGGCCCCGCCGGTCAGGCCGGGGGGCACGCCACGGCCGACGGGGGTGACACGGCGTCCGGCATGTGGAATCCGAAGGACAACCCCAGTGGCCGTGCCCGACCTCCCAAGCCGCCCAAGCCTGAGGTTGATGAAGAAGATTCATCGGAGGACTGA
- a CDS encoding FadR/GntR family transcriptional regulator, whose protein sequence is MAVTDEAIEKIKDMIVSGALRPGDRLPKESELAADLGLSRNSLREAVRALSLIRILDVRQGDGTYVTSLDPQLLLEAMSFVVDFHRDDTVLEFLAVRRILEPAATAMAALKISEQQLDALSAQLDKLGAEPSVEELVACDLEFHRGIVQSSGNSVLCSLLDGLSGPTTRARIWRGLTQEDAVSRTLHEHRAILAALRDRDAEAARSWATVHIASVEQWLRSSL, encoded by the coding sequence ATGGCAGTGACCGACGAGGCGATCGAGAAGATCAAGGACATGATCGTCTCCGGCGCGCTGCGCCCCGGCGACCGTCTCCCCAAGGAGAGCGAACTGGCCGCCGACCTCGGGCTGTCCCGCAACTCCCTGCGGGAGGCGGTCCGCGCCCTGTCGTTGATCCGCATCCTGGACGTACGACAGGGCGACGGCACCTATGTGACCAGCCTGGACCCCCAACTCCTCCTGGAGGCGATGAGCTTCGTCGTCGACTTCCACCGCGACGACACGGTCCTGGAGTTCCTCGCCGTGCGCCGCATCCTGGAACCGGCGGCCACGGCGATGGCCGCCCTGAAGATCAGCGAGCAGCAGCTGGACGCGTTGAGCGCCCAGTTGGACAAGCTGGGTGCCGAGCCGTCGGTGGAGGAGCTGGTCGCCTGCGATCTGGAGTTCCACAGGGGCATCGTGCAGAGCTCCGGCAACTCGGTGCTCTGCTCCCTCCTCGACGGCCTCTCCGGCCCCACGACCCGGGCGCGAATCTGGCGCGGCCTGACCCAGGAGGACGCGGTCAGCCGCACGCTGCACGAGCACCGGGCCATTCTCGCCGCGCTGCGCGACCGCGACGCGGAGGCGGCGCGGTCGTGGGCGACGGTGCATATCGCGAGCGTGGAGCAGTGGCTGCGGTCATCGCTGTGA
- a CDS encoding amidohydrolase, translating into MSEYVDLLVHGGDVLTVDEAGTVVRDGAVAVHDGEIIAVGPSENLRTTYTAAETIDAEGCLVLPGLVNTHTHLAMTLLRGRADDVTLQGFLERVLRWEAELLSPKNVAAGVRAAIAESLRAGVTSALDMYWYHEAAERVARETGWRLHTGPTFMDVPDSPDGREYEERLEWARRDLADRSHKPGTRPVLFAHSAYTLNPDQLVDIAALAREFGALLHIHAAENATEVATVEVRHGKRPVELLDSLGLLGPDLLLAHAVDLTGPEIAALARTGTSVAHCPVSNLKLGCGIAPVPRLLSAGVTVGLGTDGAVSSNSLDVLGAVRQAALVHKAAGDPTAVGAEQAVRMATIEGARALGLADHLGSLEPGKRADLIVLDLGGPHVRPLHDPWSTLAYAAHSADVRDTVVEGRVLMRNRTLTTLDEAAVLADLETFA; encoded by the coding sequence GTGAGCGAGTACGTCGATCTGCTGGTCCACGGCGGTGACGTCCTGACGGTCGACGAGGCCGGAACCGTCGTACGGGACGGGGCAGTTGCCGTGCACGACGGCGAGATCATCGCGGTCGGCCCCTCGGAGAACCTCCGTACGACCTACACGGCGGCGGAGACCATCGACGCCGAGGGCTGTCTCGTCCTCCCCGGGCTCGTCAACACCCACACCCATCTGGCGATGACGCTGCTGCGCGGTCGCGCGGACGACGTCACCCTCCAGGGCTTCCTGGAGCGGGTGCTCAGGTGGGAGGCCGAGCTGCTGTCGCCGAAGAACGTGGCGGCGGGCGTGCGGGCCGCGATCGCCGAGAGCCTGCGGGCCGGGGTGACGTCCGCGCTCGACATGTACTGGTACCACGAGGCGGCCGAGCGGGTCGCACGAGAGACTGGCTGGCGGCTGCACACGGGCCCGACCTTCATGGACGTACCGGACTCGCCCGACGGACGGGAGTACGAGGAGCGGCTGGAGTGGGCGCGACGCGACCTCGCCGACCGCTCCCACAAGCCGGGCACCCGCCCGGTCCTCTTCGCGCACTCCGCGTACACGCTCAATCCGGACCAGCTGGTCGACATAGCCGCGCTCGCCCGCGAGTTCGGGGCGCTGCTGCACATCCACGCGGCGGAGAACGCCACCGAGGTGGCCACGGTGGAGGTCCGCCACGGCAAGCGCCCCGTGGAGCTGCTCGACTCCCTCGGCCTGCTGGGGCCCGATCTGCTGCTCGCCCATGCCGTGGACCTGACCGGCCCGGAGATCGCGGCGCTGGCCCGTACCGGTACCTCGGTCGCGCACTGCCCGGTGTCCAACCTGAAGCTGGGCTGCGGGATCGCTCCTGTGCCCCGGCTGCTGAGCGCGGGCGTGACGGTCGGGCTCGGCACGGACGGGGCGGTCAGCTCCAACAGCCTGGACGTACTGGGTGCCGTACGGCAGGCCGCGCTGGTCCACAAGGCGGCCGGTGACCCCACGGCGGTCGGCGCCGAGCAGGCCGTACGCATGGCGACGATCGAGGGCGCCCGCGCGCTGGGCCTCGCCGATCACCTGGGCTCCCTGGAGCCGGGCAAGCGGGCCGACCTGATCGTGCTCGACCTGGGCGGCCCCCATGTCAGGCCCCTGCACGACCCGTGGTCGACGCTCGCGTACGCGGCGCACTCGGCGGACGTGAGGGACACGGTGGTCGAGGGGCGAGTTCTGATGCGAAACCGCACACTGACCACGCTGGACGAGGCGGCTGTCCTGGCCGACCTGGAAACTTTTGCCTGA
- a CDS encoding nucleoside phosphorylase, with translation MTKDLLPITRIPRTGLPPRAVVVGDPARAAAVAALLDGAEEVSYHREYRVFSGSWKGVPVVVASHGVGGPGAILLFQELADAGVRTFLRFGTAGAMKPGIGDGDLVIAEAAVRDDGVTQQLLPPEYPAVAAPETVFALQRAAREAGAPHHRGIVWTRAAFQPGLIPLDAYDRAGLAAIEMELSALYVTASLRGLVAGGVLVVDGANADELVDEEATGGYDPHREVVALGVERGAVVSLEALRLLAEEFEGDLA, from the coding sequence ATGACGAAAGACCTGTTGCCGATCACCCGAATACCCCGCACCGGGCTGCCCCCGCGAGCCGTGGTCGTCGGTGACCCGGCGCGCGCCGCGGCCGTCGCCGCGCTGCTGGACGGGGCCGAGGAGGTGTCGTACCACCGCGAATACCGTGTGTTCAGCGGGAGTTGGAAGGGTGTGCCGGTGGTCGTCGCCTCGCACGGGGTGGGCGGGCCCGGCGCGATCCTGCTGTTCCAGGAGCTGGCGGACGCGGGGGTGCGCACCTTCCTGCGGTTCGGCACGGCGGGTGCGATGAAGCCCGGGATCGGCGACGGCGACCTCGTCATCGCGGAGGCGGCCGTACGCGACGACGGCGTGACCCAGCAACTGCTGCCGCCCGAGTACCCGGCGGTCGCCGCCCCCGAGACGGTCTTCGCGCTCCAGCGCGCGGCCCGTGAGGCGGGCGCCCCGCACCACCGGGGCATCGTATGGACACGGGCGGCCTTCCAGCCCGGGCTGATCCCGCTCGACGCGTACGACCGTGCCGGGCTCGCGGCCATCGAGATGGAGCTGTCCGCACTGTACGTGACGGCGTCGCTGCGCGGTCTGGTCGCGGGCGGGGTGCTGGTCGTGGACGGCGCGAACGCCGACGAACTCGTCGACGAGGAGGCCACCGGCGGCTACGACCCGCACCGCGAGGTCGTCGCGCTGGGCGTGGAGCGCGGGGCGGTCGTGTCGCTGGAGGCGCTGCGGCTGCTGGCGGAGGAGTTCGAGGGGGACCTGGCGTGA
- a CDS encoding ABC transporter permease, which produces MFFDTDLPMSALRALTPILLAALGGALCERAGVFNIGLEGMMLLGCFTAVTTSWFTGSPWLGVLAAALAAAAYSLVLAVGAVTLRGDAVVLGIAMNLLAVGLTSFLLRTIFGVQGTFDDPSLAGLPLIGGLSPLAYLAWAAVGVAALALSRHVWGLRLRGVGEAPDAAATLGVSPAKYKYAAVLVSGVLCGLAGAQLALGNVTLFSENMTAGRGWIAVVAVMLGRALPLGVLLAALLFGIAEAAGFRLQGLGLPQQATDAAPYVVTLGALFLTTARRRRRTSRTDRTDSTGVTA; this is translated from the coding sequence ATGTTCTTCGACACCGATCTCCCGATGTCCGCGCTGCGCGCTCTCACCCCCATCCTGCTGGCCGCGCTCGGCGGCGCCCTGTGCGAACGCGCGGGCGTCTTCAACATCGGCCTCGAGGGCATGATGCTGCTGGGCTGCTTCACGGCCGTGACGACCAGCTGGTTCACCGGCAGCCCCTGGCTCGGCGTCCTGGCCGCCGCCCTCGCCGCCGCCGCGTACTCGCTCGTCCTGGCCGTCGGCGCGGTGACCCTGCGCGGGGACGCGGTGGTGCTCGGAATCGCCATGAACCTCCTGGCGGTGGGCCTGACCAGCTTCCTCCTCCGTACGATCTTCGGTGTGCAGGGCACTTTTGACGATCCGTCACTCGCCGGGCTGCCCCTGATCGGCGGCCTCTCCCCGCTCGCGTATCTGGCGTGGGCGGCGGTCGGGGTCGCCGCGCTGGCGCTGTCCCGCCATGTGTGGGGGCTCAGGCTGCGCGGGGTCGGCGAGGCGCCGGACGCGGCGGCCACGCTCGGGGTGAGCCCGGCGAAGTACAAGTACGCGGCGGTGCTCGTGTCGGGTGTGCTGTGCGGGCTCGCGGGGGCCCAACTCGCGCTCGGCAACGTCACGTTGTTCTCCGAGAACATGACCGCGGGCCGGGGCTGGATCGCCGTGGTCGCGGTGATGCTCGGCCGCGCGCTGCCGCTCGGTGTCCTGCTCGCCGCGCTGCTCTTCGGCATCGCCGAGGCCGCGGGCTTCCGCCTGCAGGGGCTCGGCCTGCCGCAGCAGGCGACGGACGCCGCGCCGTACGTCGTCACGCTCGGCGCCCTCTTCCTGACGACGGCCCGCCGCCGTCGCCGTACGAGTCGTACGGACCGCACCGACAGCACTGGAGTCACCGCATGA